In the Scyliorhinus torazame isolate Kashiwa2021f chromosome 22, sScyTor2.1, whole genome shotgun sequence genome, one interval contains:
- the rnf208 gene encoding RING finger protein 208, which produces MACLKQQQAAIKMEAVKIVPAEKFADCPSSQARYGPSQCVREPPLVGKCAWPLESEIIANQACTDVPTREKARSPSGLARTPPRREKFVQGHRKASAEMCYHRQTPSDEVIVNQYVLHQSTTSEPLECPTCGHVYNATNKRPRILSCLHSVCEECLQILYESCPKYKFISCPTCRRETVLFTDYGLAALAVNTSILARLPAEALTTNPGQWGGEADRSCYQTFQQYCGAACSCQLRNPLSSCVIM; this is translated from the coding sequence atGGCGTGCCTGAAACAGCAGCAGGCTGCCATCAAGATGGAGGCGGTGAAGATTGTTCCAGCAGAGAAGTTTGCAGATTGCCCGAGCTCGCAGGCTCGCTACGGGCCCTCCCAGTGTGTCCGGGAGCCGCCGCTCGTCGGAAAGTGTGCCTGGCCCCTAGAGTCTGAGATCATCGCGAACCAGGCCTGCACTGATGTCCCCACCCGAGAGAAAGCCCGGAGCCCCAGTGGACTGGCCAGGACGCCACCCCGCCGTGAGAAATTTGTCCAGGGCCACCGCAAGGCCAGTGCGGAGATGTGCTACCACCGACAGACACCATCGGATGAAGTCATCGTTAATCAGTACGTACTTCACCAGTCCACCACCTCAGAGCCCCTGGAATGCCCCACCTGTGGTCATGTGTACAACGCCACCAACAAGCGCCCACGGATTCTCTCCTGCCTACACTCGGTGTGCGAGGAGTGCCTGCAGATCCTCTACGAGTCCTGTCCCAAATATAAGTTCATCTCCTGCCCCACCTGCCGCCGGGAGACTGTCCTCTTCACTGACTATGGCCTGGCGGCCCTGGCCGTCAACACCAGCATCCTTGCCCGGCTGCCAGCCGAAGCCCTCACCACCAACCCGGGCCAGTGGGGCGGCGAGGCCGACCGCAGCTGCTACCAGACCTTTCAGCAATACTGTGGTGCGGCCTGCagctgccagctccgaaacccgctGTCTTCCTGTGTGATCATGTAG